A part of Aquibium oceanicum genomic DNA contains:
- the corA gene encoding magnesium/cobalt transporter CorA, with translation MTKKKNKSRLVSRRRAPVGSPPGTLLPDEGASPTSVRLTIIENDAVEHIPEAPVAVVEQALRSDKRVWVDVIGLADLGLLQAIGDLFSIDPLALEDIANTNQRPKVDTYADHALIVVHMFDGVSVSSKEQFSILFDKRHVVTFQERPGDCLEPVRKRLDMPAGRLRQRGTAYLVYALLDTILDAYFPVLENIGEELEELEDKITQDPEPEDVTRLHGLKRDLLVVKRALWPAREMLSGMTREELGIIPQDVQHFLRDTYDHAIQLIDITETYRELAMGLLDLYLSSVSTRMNEVMKVLTIISTIFIPLGFLAGVWGMNFDREASPWNMPELGWRYGYPMALVVMAAIALGLLYLFRRKKWL, from the coding sequence ATGACGAAGAAGAAGAACAAGTCGAGACTGGTGTCCAGACGCCGCGCGCCGGTCGGCTCGCCGCCGGGAACGCTGCTGCCGGACGAGGGCGCCTCGCCGACCAGCGTCCGGCTGACGATCATCGAGAACGATGCCGTCGAACACATTCCCGAAGCGCCCGTCGCGGTGGTGGAGCAGGCGCTGCGCTCCGACAAGCGCGTGTGGGTCGACGTCATCGGACTGGCCGACCTCGGCCTCCTCCAAGCGATCGGGGACCTGTTCTCGATCGACCCGCTGGCGCTCGAGGACATCGCCAACACCAACCAGCGGCCAAAGGTGGATACCTACGCGGATCACGCGCTCATCGTTGTGCACATGTTCGACGGGGTCAGCGTCTCCTCCAAGGAACAGTTCTCCATCCTGTTCGACAAGCGCCACGTCGTCACCTTCCAGGAGCGGCCGGGGGACTGCCTCGAACCGGTGCGCAAGCGCCTGGACATGCCGGCCGGACGCCTGCGCCAGCGCGGGACGGCGTATCTGGTCTACGCGCTGCTCGACACGATCCTGGATGCCTATTTCCCCGTGCTGGAGAACATCGGCGAAGAACTCGAGGAACTGGAGGACAAGATCACCCAGGACCCCGAGCCGGAGGACGTCACGCGGCTGCACGGGCTGAAGCGCGACCTGCTGGTGGTCAAGCGCGCACTGTGGCCGGCGCGCGAGATGCTGTCGGGCATGACCCGCGAGGAGCTCGGCATCATTCCGCAGGACGTGCAGCACTTCCTGCGCGACACCTACGACCACGCCATCCAGCTGATCGACATCACCGAGACCTACCGCGAACTCGCCATGGGGCTGCTCGACCTCTATCTCTCCAGCGTCTCGACGCGGATGAACGAGGTGATGAAGGTACTGACGATCATCTCGACCATTTTCATCCCGCTGGGCTTCCTGGCCGGCGTGTGGGGCATGAACTTCGATCGCGAGGCGTCACCCTGGAACATGCCGGAGCTCGGCTGGCGCTACGGCTATCCGATGGCGCTGGTGGTGATGGCGGCGATCGCGCTGGGGCTGCTTTATCTGTTTCGAAGGAAGAAGTGGCTGTAA
- the truB gene encoding tRNA pseudouridine(55) synthase TruB, translating to MARRGKKKGRPISGWVVFDKPVGMGSTEAVSKIKWLFKADKAGHAGTLDPLASGMLPIALGEATKTVPYVMDGAKVYRFTVTWGEERLTDDLEGPATKTSDKRPTEEEIRAVMPNYTGVIMQAPPQFSAIKIAGERAYDLAREGEVLDIPAREVEIGRLDLVERPDDSRTVFEVECGKGTYVRSLARDMGRDLGCYGHISELRRTEVDPFTPEDLVTLPELEAAAADAAPRGEAGEDGRIDDPRSEKERFAPLDALLVETGAALDCLPQIAISDDAATKIRLGNPVIVRGRDAPAEADEACVTARGRLVAIGAVEAGMFKPKRVFVG from the coding sequence ATGGCGCGGCGTGGCAAGAAGAAGGGCCGGCCGATCTCGGGCTGGGTGGTGTTCGACAAGCCCGTGGGCATGGGCTCCACCGAGGCGGTCTCCAAGATCAAGTGGCTGTTCAAGGCGGACAAGGCCGGGCATGCGGGCACGCTCGATCCGCTCGCGTCCGGCATGCTGCCGATCGCGCTCGGCGAGGCGACCAAGACGGTGCCCTACGTGATGGACGGCGCCAAGGTCTACCGGTTCACGGTGACCTGGGGCGAGGAGCGCCTGACCGACGATCTCGAGGGGCCAGCGACGAAGACCTCGGACAAGCGGCCGACGGAAGAGGAAATCCGCGCGGTGATGCCGAACTACACCGGCGTGATCATGCAGGCGCCGCCGCAGTTTTCCGCCATCAAGATCGCCGGCGAGCGGGCTTACGACCTCGCCCGCGAAGGCGAGGTGCTGGACATTCCCGCGCGCGAGGTCGAGATCGGCCGGCTCGACCTGGTGGAGCGGCCCGACGACAGCCGCACTGTGTTCGAGGTCGAGTGCGGAAAGGGCACCTACGTGCGCTCGCTGGCGCGCGACATGGGCCGCGACCTCGGCTGCTACGGCCACATCTCGGAGCTGCGGCGGACCGAGGTCGATCCGTTCACGCCGGAAGACCTGGTGACCCTTCCCGAACTCGAAGCCGCGGCCGCCGACGCGGCGCCGCGCGGGGAGGCGGGCGAAGACGGGCGCATCGACGATCCGCGCAGCGAGAAGGAGCGGTTCGCGCCACTCGACGCGCTGCTGGTGGAGACTGGGGCGGCGCTCGACTGCCTGCCACAGATCGCCATTTCCGACGACGCGGCGACCAAGATCAGGCTCGGCAACCCGGTAATCGTGCGCGGGCGCGACGCGCCGGCGGAAGCCGACGAAGCCTGCGTGACCGCGCGCGGGCGGCTGGTGGCGATCGGCGCCGTGGAGGCTGGGATGTTCAAGCCGAAGCGTGTCTTCGTCGGCTAA
- the rbfA gene encoding 30S ribosome-binding factor RbfA gives MSSSGSGPSQRQLRVGEQVRHALSDVLTRGEVIDDVIASTVISITEVRMSPDLKIATAYVSPLGVQDGQAVIKALAQNAKFIRGRVSPALRQMRSMPEFRFRLDTSFDNMAKIDELLRSPEVARDLDKEDDD, from the coding sequence ATGTCATCTTCCGGTTCCGGCCCTTCTCAGCGCCAGCTTCGCGTCGGCGAGCAGGTTCGCCATGCGCTATCCGACGTGCTGACGCGCGGCGAGGTGATCGACGACGTGATTGCCAGCACCGTGATCTCCATCACCGAGGTCAGGATGTCGCCCGATCTCAAGATCGCGACGGCCTATGTCTCGCCGCTCGGCGTGCAGGACGGGCAGGCGGTGATCAAGGCACTGGCGCAGAATGCGAAGTTCATCCGTGGGCGCGTCTCGCCGGCGCTGCGGCAGATGCGGTCGATGCCGGAGTTCCGCTTCCGGCTCGACACGAGCTTCGACAACATGGCCAAGATCGACGAACTGCTGCGCTCGCCCGAAGTGGCGCGCGACCTCGACAAGGAGGACGACGACTGA